Proteins encoded by one window of Bacteroidota bacterium:
- a CDS encoding DUF2851 family protein, with product MDEEFLQYIWKCKLFDSTMLTDENGEKIEILQVGEQNHDAGPDFFNVRIKTGQTVWAGNAEIHVNSSDWAKHGHHTNKAYDNVILHAVYNDDAPTYRTNGEKVATVKLKFNPLLIENYQRLLKSDRWASCQNNIQQIDHFTIKSWILSLAIERLEEKTQSIQKSLADNHNNWTESFYHSLARTFGANLNADAFEHLVRILPFKYLAQHKDNLFQVEALLFGQAGLFDDILFGDEYYQALKKEYVFLQKKFGLKPMELHLWKFLRLRPINFPTIRLAQFAALVHQSAGLFSKILYAEDLKEAKNYFRVKTSEYWDTHYVFNKTSTYKKKFLGEGTMTNIVINTLVPFLFVYGKNKGDENFKNKAIEYLEQLKPEKNSIIDHWAKIGISARNAYETQALIQLKNKYCNFKRCLDCQIGNKIIRL from the coding sequence ATGGACGAAGAATTCCTTCAATATATTTGGAAATGTAAGCTCTTTGATTCAACCATGCTTACTGATGAAAATGGAGAAAAAATTGAAATTCTTCAGGTCGGCGAACAGAATCATGATGCCGGCCCCGATTTTTTCAATGTCAGAATAAAAACCGGGCAGACCGTCTGGGCCGGGAATGCCGAAATTCATGTTAATTCCTCAGATTGGGCTAAACATGGGCATCATACCAACAAAGCCTATGACAACGTAATCCTACATGCCGTTTATAATGATGATGCCCCAACCTATAGAACCAACGGGGAAAAAGTTGCTACAGTCAAATTAAAATTCAATCCCCTCCTGATAGAAAATTATCAGCGCCTTTTAAAAAGTGACAGATGGGCCAGCTGTCAGAACAATATTCAACAGATAGATCATTTTACGATTAAAAGCTGGATTTTGTCACTAGCCATAGAACGGCTGGAGGAGAAAACACAAAGCATTCAAAAAAGCCTGGCTGACAACCATAACAACTGGACGGAATCCTTCTATCATTCGCTGGCCCGGACATTCGGAGCCAACTTAAATGCCGATGCCTTTGAACACCTGGTCAGAATACTTCCTTTCAAATATTTGGCCCAACACAAAGACAACCTTTTTCAGGTCGAAGCTTTACTGTTCGGACAGGCCGGACTTTTTGACGACATATTATTTGGTGATGAATATTATCAGGCTTTAAAAAAAGAATATGTCTTCCTTCAAAAAAAATTTGGTTTAAAGCCCATGGAATTGCATCTTTGGAAGTTTTTAAGATTACGGCCGATTAATTTCCCGACCATAAGACTGGCACAATTTGCCGCATTGGTCCATCAATCAGCAGGTCTTTTCTCAAAAATACTCTATGCCGAGGATCTCAAGGAAGCTAAAAATTATTTCCGGGTAAAAACATCTGAATATTGGGATACACATTATGTTTTTAACAAAACGTCAACATATAAAAAGAAATTTCTTGGAGAAGGAACCATGACGAACATCGTGATAAATACCCTGGTCCCATTTCTTTTTGTTTACGGGAAAAACAAAGGTGATGAAAACTTCAAAAATAAGGCCATTGAATATTTGGAACAGTTAAAACCTGAAAAAAATTCCATTATCGATCATTGGGCAAAAATTGGGATATCAGCCAGGAACGCTTATGAAACCCAGGCATTGATCCAATTAAAAAACAAGTATTGTAATTTTAAGCGTTGTCTGGATTGCCAGATTGGTAATAAAATCATACGCTTATAA